One Acanthopagrus latus isolate v.2019 chromosome 12, fAcaLat1.1, whole genome shotgun sequence genomic region harbors:
- the onecut2 gene encoding one cut domain family member 2 isoform X1, with amino-acid sequence MKTAYTNAYRCLAKDLDAYAMNTDMTMDGIGSLHGGVAVSSMVPDAELMSGHSPHHGRGSSSGHGAAAAAAAAAASTLRIHQDLAAAAASSRSAMVTGMATILDGSGEYRPELSLPLHHAMSVPCDTSSPGMGMSGTYTTLTPLQPLPPISTVSDKFHHHHHHHHHQRLSGNVSGSFTLMRDERGLPGMNNLYSPYHKDHMSGMGQSLSPVLGNGLGSIHNTQQGLHNYGTTTHGGHDKMLNFDAHHTASMLARGDHHQHRGLGGPAAGMMPHLNGMHHPGHPAASSAGHHPHSNPHLQSPSHGPVLASTRERPPSSSGTQGVNSSGQLEEINTKEVAQRITAELKRYSIPQAIFAQRVLCRSQGTLSDLLRNPKPWSKLKSGRETFRRMWKWLQEPEFQRMSALRLAGQESKQRAADLTVVASLEHGSLLQSELSCYNMACKRKEQDTAKDRNSTPKKSRLVFTDLQRRTLLAIFKENKRPSKEMQLTISQQLGLELTTVSNFFMNARRRSLDKWTDDGASPGGQSSASSTCTKA; translated from the exons ATGAAGACTGCCTACACTAACGCCTATCGATGCCTGGCCAAGGACCTGGACGCTTACGCCATGAACACGGACATGACAATGGATGGCATTGGCAGCCTGCATGGCGGGGTGGCGGTGAGCTCCATGGTCCCTGATGCGGAGCTGATGAGCGGCCACAGCCCGCACCACGGCCGCGGGAGCTCATCGGGACACggggcggcggcggcagcggcggcggcggcggcgtcCACCCTGCGGATACACCAGGACCTGGCCGCCGCCGCCGCTTCATCCCGCTCGGCCATGGTGACCGGCATGGCCACGATACTGGACGGCAGCGGGGAGTACCGACCGGAGCTGTCCCTGCCGCTGCACCACGCCATGAGCGTGCCCTGCGACACGTCCTCTCCCGGGATGGGGATGAGCGGCACCTACACCACCTTAACCCCGCTGCAGCCGCTGCCCCCCATCTCCACCGTGTCGGACAagtttcaccatcatcaccatcaccaccaccaccagcggCTCTCCGGGAACGTGAGCGGGAGCTTCACCCTGATGCGGGACGAGCGGGGGCTGCCGGGCATGAACAACCTGTACAGCCCCTATCACAAGGACCACATGTCCGGGATGGGTCAGAGCCTGTCCCCGGTGCTGGGCAACGGCCTGGGCTCCATACACAACACCCAGCAGGGTCTCCACAACTACGGCACCACGACGCACGGAGGCCACGACAAGATGCTGAACTTCGACGCACACCACACCGCCTCCATGCTGGCCAGAGGAGACCACCACCAGCACCGAGGCCTCGGTGGCCCGGCGGCCGGGATGATGCCACACCTGAACGGCATGCACCACCCGGGGCACCCGGCCGCGTCCTCGGCGGGCCACCACCCCCACTCCAACCCCCACCTCCAGTCTCCATCCCACGGGCCCGTGTTGGCTTCCACCAGGGAAAGACCGCCCTCCTCCTCGGGGACGCAGGGGGTGAACAGCTCGGGGCAGCTGGAGGAAATCAACACCAAGGAGGTTGCGCAGAGGATCACGGCGGAGCTGAAGAGGTACAGCATCCCCCAGGCCATCTTCGCCCAGAGGGTGCTGTGCCGCTCCCAGGGGACCCTGTCGGACCTCCTGAGGAACCCCAAACCCTGGAGTAAACTAAAGTCAGGCCGGGAGACCTTCAGGAGGATGTGGAAGTGGCTGCAGGAGCCCGAGTTTCAGAGGATGTCGGCCCTCAGACTGGCAG GccaagaaagcaaacaaagagctgctgacTTGACAGTTGTGGCATCTCTGGAACATGGAAGTCTTCTCCAGAGTGAATTATCGTGCTACAACATGG CGTGCAAACGGAAGGAGCAGGACACGGCGAAGGACCGCAACAGCACGCCAAAGAAGTCGCGGCTGGTCTTCACCGACCTGCAGCGTCGCACCCTGCTAGCCATCTTCAAGGAGAACAAGCGACCGTCCAAGGAGATGCAGCTCACCATCTCTCAGCAGCTGGGCCTCGAACTCACCACCGTCAGCAACTTCTTCATGAACGCCCGCCGCCGGAGCCTGGACAAATGGACAGACGACGGAGCCAGCCCCGGCGGCCAATCTTCGGCGTCCAGCACTTGTACCAAAGCGTGA
- the onecut2 gene encoding one cut domain family member 2 isoform X2 — protein MKTAYTNAYRCLAKDLDAYAMNTDMTMDGIGSLHGGVAVSSMVPDAELMSGHSPHHGRGSSSGHGAAAAAAAAAASTLRIHQDLAAAAASSRSAMVTGMATILDGSGEYRPELSLPLHHAMSVPCDTSSPGMGMSGTYTTLTPLQPLPPISTVSDKFHHHHHHHHHQRLSGNVSGSFTLMRDERGLPGMNNLYSPYHKDHMSGMGQSLSPVLGNGLGSIHNTQQGLHNYGTTTHGGHDKMLNFDAHHTASMLARGDHHQHRGLGGPAAGMMPHLNGMHHPGHPAASSAGHHPHSNPHLQSPSHGPVLASTRERPPSSSGTQGVNSSGQLEEINTKEVAQRITAELKRYSIPQAIFAQRVLCRSQGTLSDLLRNPKPWSKLKSGRETFRRMWKWLQEPEFQRMSALRLAACKRKEQDTAKDRNSTPKKSRLVFTDLQRRTLLAIFKENKRPSKEMQLTISQQLGLELTTVSNFFMNARRRSLDKWTDDGASPGGQSSASSTCTKA, from the exons ATGAAGACTGCCTACACTAACGCCTATCGATGCCTGGCCAAGGACCTGGACGCTTACGCCATGAACACGGACATGACAATGGATGGCATTGGCAGCCTGCATGGCGGGGTGGCGGTGAGCTCCATGGTCCCTGATGCGGAGCTGATGAGCGGCCACAGCCCGCACCACGGCCGCGGGAGCTCATCGGGACACggggcggcggcggcagcggcggcggcggcggcgtcCACCCTGCGGATACACCAGGACCTGGCCGCCGCCGCCGCTTCATCCCGCTCGGCCATGGTGACCGGCATGGCCACGATACTGGACGGCAGCGGGGAGTACCGACCGGAGCTGTCCCTGCCGCTGCACCACGCCATGAGCGTGCCCTGCGACACGTCCTCTCCCGGGATGGGGATGAGCGGCACCTACACCACCTTAACCCCGCTGCAGCCGCTGCCCCCCATCTCCACCGTGTCGGACAagtttcaccatcatcaccatcaccaccaccaccagcggCTCTCCGGGAACGTGAGCGGGAGCTTCACCCTGATGCGGGACGAGCGGGGGCTGCCGGGCATGAACAACCTGTACAGCCCCTATCACAAGGACCACATGTCCGGGATGGGTCAGAGCCTGTCCCCGGTGCTGGGCAACGGCCTGGGCTCCATACACAACACCCAGCAGGGTCTCCACAACTACGGCACCACGACGCACGGAGGCCACGACAAGATGCTGAACTTCGACGCACACCACACCGCCTCCATGCTGGCCAGAGGAGACCACCACCAGCACCGAGGCCTCGGTGGCCCGGCGGCCGGGATGATGCCACACCTGAACGGCATGCACCACCCGGGGCACCCGGCCGCGTCCTCGGCGGGCCACCACCCCCACTCCAACCCCCACCTCCAGTCTCCATCCCACGGGCCCGTGTTGGCTTCCACCAGGGAAAGACCGCCCTCCTCCTCGGGGACGCAGGGGGTGAACAGCTCGGGGCAGCTGGAGGAAATCAACACCAAGGAGGTTGCGCAGAGGATCACGGCGGAGCTGAAGAGGTACAGCATCCCCCAGGCCATCTTCGCCCAGAGGGTGCTGTGCCGCTCCCAGGGGACCCTGTCGGACCTCCTGAGGAACCCCAAACCCTGGAGTAAACTAAAGTCAGGCCGGGAGACCTTCAGGAGGATGTGGAAGTGGCTGCAGGAGCCCGAGTTTCAGAGGATGTCGGCCCTCAGACTGGCAG CGTGCAAACGGAAGGAGCAGGACACGGCGAAGGACCGCAACAGCACGCCAAAGAAGTCGCGGCTGGTCTTCACCGACCTGCAGCGTCGCACCCTGCTAGCCATCTTCAAGGAGAACAAGCGACCGTCCAAGGAGATGCAGCTCACCATCTCTCAGCAGCTGGGCCTCGAACTCACCACCGTCAGCAACTTCTTCATGAACGCCCGCCGCCGGAGCCTGGACAAATGGACAGACGACGGAGCCAGCCCCGGCGGCCAATCTTCGGCGTCCAGCACTTGTACCAAAGCGTGA